One stretch of Daphnia pulicaria isolate SC F1-1A chromosome 6, SC_F0-13Bv2, whole genome shotgun sequence DNA includes these proteins:
- the LOC124344136 gene encoding forkhead box protein K2-like has translation MPRPCRESYGDQKPPYSYIALTAMAILSSSERMLPLADIYRYIMERFPYYRKNTQRWQNSLRHNLSFNDCFLKVPRRPDRPGKGAYWTLHPNAINMFENGSLLRRRKRFKLHKADKDLLETELAALSSMNRMMQQQNQQQAAAAANNGTPGPASTPTAAGPAPREPPSPLPAVAQQQPQHNAPNSLPSAASTQVAMSNMSACGPMTAYSAIPYGMGFAAYNQAAMAAAVAAAAAANHPTPAMMAAVAAQQRVHGFHPHGPAPSMASPSSYPAYNHGGFGSVISAHQQPSPLGKFTSHSTSLSSPVGADSLSGSNAKPKRSFTIASLIADDSDESDDDQPAAKHKKMLGNKSDMLLLDDRDSAADSSSSSSASPSDDESEVDIEAEDADEEVARPATVTPPPPSASSALAKPIENKSSTPQHQQEPAEQQQQHPHLLMPIPSYMAYAGMAPSGAFPYASMQQHHQQFHGMYAAAAAAAAASAAFLGLARHSNHRGDGPAKEDCRPSSLSPAVSPQSPHQHHLHRPNPFLTAADCSRDKLQPSPLTPPATSVHQRPQPNSPSVNNQHPGAAGAPQQHLLHHHYHHAGVFLSPSPDADSPKSKDGVFRFSPNLRSI, from the coding sequence atgccgCGCCCATGTCGCGAGAGCTACGGCGACCAGAAGCCGCCGTATTCGTACATCGCCCTGACGGCCATGGCCATTCTGTCGTCATCGGAGCGGATGCTGCCGCTGGCCGACATTTACCGCTACATCATGGAGCGGTTCCCTTACTACCGGAAGAACACGCAGCGCTGGCAGAATTCACTCCGCCACAACTTGTCGTTCAACGACTGCTTCCTCAAAGTGCCGCGACGTCCCGACCGCCCGGGCAAAGGCGCCTACTGGACCCTCCACCCCAACGCCATCAACATGTTCGAAAACGGGTCGCTCCTGCGTCGCCGCAAGCGCTTCAAGTTGCACAAAGCCGACAAGGATCTCCTGGAAACTGAGTTGGCCGCCTTGTCCAGCATGAACCGCATGATGCAGCAGCAGAACCAGCAGCAAGCGGCCGCTGCGGCTAATAACGGCACACCTGGGCCGGCATCGACACCGACGGCAGCCGGACCGGCACCCAGAGAACCACCTTCTCCTCTGCCAGCCgttgcccagcagcagccgcaacaCAATGCGCCCAACAGCCTACCATCAGCGGCCAGCACTCAGGTGGCCATGTCCAACATGTCGGCCTGCGGACCCATGACGGCCTATTCGGCCATTCCTTACGGCATGGGATTCGCCGCTTACAATCAGGCGGCCATGGCGGCGGCTGTTGCGGCCGCCGCTGCGGCCAACCACCCGACGCCGGCCATGATGGCCGCTGTGGCCGCCCAGCAGCGCGTCCATGGCTTCCATCCGCACGGACCGGCCCCGTCGATGGCCTCTCCGTCTTCCTACCCGGCCTATAATCACGGCGGCTTCGGCTCCGTCATCAGCGCCCACCAGCAGCCGTCGCCTTTGGGTAAATTCACCAGTCACTCGACGAGCCTATCGTCTCCCGTCGGCGCCGACAGCCTCTCCGGCAGCAACGCCAAGCCCAAAAGATCCTTCACCATCGCCAGTCTCATCGCCGACGACTCGGACGAGTCCGACGACGACCAGCCGGCCGCCAAACACAAGAAGATGCTGGGCAACAAAAGTGACATGCTCCTCCTCGACGACCGAGACTCGGCGGCCGATTCGTCGTCCTCTTCATCCGCCTCACCATCCGACGACGAGTCGGAAGTGGACATCGAAGCCGAGGATGCCGACGAGGAAGTGGCCCGACCGGCCACTGTGACCCCTCCGCCTCCATCCGCTTCTTCCGCTTTAGCCAAAccgattgaaaataaaagttcgACGCCACAACATCAGCAGGAGCCggcggagcagcagcagcagcatccgcACCTTTTGATGCCGATTCCGTCGTACATGGCCTACGCCGGAATGGCGCCGTCGGGCGCCTTCCCTTACGCCAGCATGCAGCAGCATCACCAACAGTTTCACGGGATGTACGCCgctgcagccgccgccgccgccgcctcggCGGCTTTTTTAGGGCTGGCCCGGCACAGTAATCATCGAGGCGACGGGCCCGCTAAAGAGGACTGCCGGCCGTCGTCCCTGTCGCCGGCCGTCTCCCCGCAGAGCCCTCACCAGCACCACCTCCACCGGCCCAATCCCTTTCTGACGGCGGCCGACTGCAGCCGGGACAAATTGCAGCCGAGCCCACTGACTCCACCCGCGACGTCCGTCCATCAGCGGCCGCAACCCAATTCGCCGTCCGTCAACAACCAGCACCCAGGAGCGGCGGGTGCGCCGCAGCAGcacctcctccaccaccactaccatcACGCCGGTGTTTTTTTAAGCCCAAGCCCCGACGCCGACTCGCCAAAGAGTAAGGACGGCGTCTTCCGATTCAGTCCCAATCTCAGATCCATTTGA